From one Simplicispira suum genomic stretch:
- a CDS encoding DUF1289 domain-containing protein translates to MTAIQTIAARASTLSAAGYFDHDSNEVVPSPCVSVCRMSADGSLCEGCFRTINEIRHWSVADDATRRAIWVRLLGRAGAPVPESLHTTEQP, encoded by the coding sequence ATGACTGCTATACAGACAATAGCTGCTCGTGCAAGCACACTAAGCGCTGCAGGCTATTTTGACCATGATTCCAACGAAGTCGTGCCCTCGCCTTGCGTGTCGGTGTGCCGCATGTCGGCCGATGGCAGCCTGTGCGAGGGGTGTTTTCGCACCATCAACGAAATCCGACACTGGTCCGTGGCCGACGACGCCACGCGGCGCGCCATCTGGGTGCGGCTGCTAGGTCGTGCAGGCGCCCCCGTGCCAGAGAGTTTGCACACGACGGAGCAGCCATGA
- a CDS encoding hydroxymethylglutaryl-CoA lyase: MTIPSQVRLIDVGPRDGLQNEKSPVPAEVKIELVHRLQAAGLQEIEVTSYVSPKWVPQMADNHAVMQGVQRQSGVRYSVLTPNLKGFEAALLDKPDEIVVFGSASEAFSQKNINCSIAESIERFAPVVEAALAAGIAVRGAMSCTVGCPYEGEIAPERVAYLAGLLKGIGVQRVDVADTIGVGTPYKVQWAIEATLQHYALDDVSGHFHDTYGQALANTLAALELGVWNFQTSVAGLGGCPYAKGATGNVATEDVVYMLQGMGIDTGIDLDRLIDAGVFISDFLGRKPNSRAATALLNKRAG, from the coding sequence ATGACCATTCCATCCCAAGTCCGCCTCATCGATGTCGGCCCGCGCGACGGCCTGCAGAACGAGAAATCGCCTGTGCCTGCCGAGGTCAAGATCGAATTGGTGCACCGCCTGCAAGCAGCCGGCCTGCAAGAGATCGAGGTCACCAGCTACGTCTCGCCAAAATGGGTGCCGCAGATGGCCGACAACCACGCGGTGATGCAGGGCGTGCAGCGCCAGAGCGGCGTGCGCTACTCGGTGCTCACGCCCAACCTCAAAGGCTTTGAGGCGGCGCTGCTGGATAAGCCCGACGAAATCGTCGTCTTCGGCTCCGCCAGCGAAGCCTTCAGCCAGAAAAACATCAATTGCAGCATTGCCGAGAGCATCGAGCGCTTTGCGCCCGTGGTCGAGGCGGCTCTGGCGGCGGGCATTGCGGTGCGCGGCGCCATGAGCTGCACCGTGGGCTGCCCGTACGAGGGTGAGATCGCACCCGAGCGCGTGGCGTATCTCGCGGGGCTGCTCAAAGGCATTGGCGTGCAGCGCGTGGACGTGGCCGACACCATTGGCGTGGGCACGCCGTACAAGGTGCAGTGGGCCATCGAGGCCACGCTGCAGCACTATGCGCTGGACGACGTCTCGGGGCATTTTCACGATACCTACGGCCAGGCGTTGGCGAATACGCTGGCGGCGCTGGAGCTGGGGGTGTGGAACTTCCAGACCTCGGTGGCGGGTCTGGGCGGCTGCCCTTACGCCAAGGGCGCGACTGGCAACGTGGCCACGGAAGACGTGGTGTACATGCTGCAAGGCATGGGCATCGACACCGGCATTGACCTCGACAGGCTGATCGACGCGGGCGTGTTCATCAGCGATTTTCTGGGGCGCAAGCCGAACTCGCGCGCGGCGACGGCGCTGCTCAACAAGCGGGCGGGGTGA
- a CDS encoding YbaK/EbsC family protein: MCGAEPKPLPDGVQRVAAALQEAGHLHAPRMLDDACRTAQQAADALGIAVGQVAKSIIFRRVSDDAVVLVITSGDRRVDATKVEALVGALGRADAAFVKARTGFSIGGVAPIAHALPGVTLIDRELLRFDTLWAAAGHPHAVFALSPHDLQRLTGAPLADVTEAPTCT; this comes from the coding sequence ATGTGTGGAGCCGAACCCAAGCCCCTGCCGGATGGGGTGCAGCGCGTGGCTGCGGCCTTGCAGGAGGCCGGCCACTTGCATGCGCCGCGCATGCTGGACGACGCCTGCCGCACCGCGCAACAAGCAGCGGATGCGCTAGGTATTGCCGTGGGCCAGGTGGCCAAGAGCATCATTTTCCGGCGCGTGTCGGACGACGCGGTGGTGCTGGTCATCACCTCAGGCGACCGGCGCGTGGACGCGACCAAGGTCGAAGCGCTGGTGGGGGCGCTGGGCCGTGCCGATGCCGCGTTCGTGAAAGCGCGCACCGGTTTTTCCATCGGCGGCGTGGCGCCCATTGCCCACGCGCTGCCGGGCGTGACCTTGATTGACCGCGAGCTGCTGCGCTTTGACACGCTGTGGGCGGCGGCCGGTCATCCGCATGCCGTCTTTGCGCTGTCTCCACACGATTTGCAGCGCCTGACCGGCGCGCCCCTGGCGGATGTCACCGAGGCCCCCACGTGCACATGA
- a CDS encoding nucleotidyltransferase domain-containing protein — MLADLLFGSYRKKVLSLLLLRPDADYHVRELARQTGTAPGTLHKELARLAAAGLLLRKEQGNQVRYQANRECPVFAELAGLLRKTTGAAQVLTEALAPLAPSLALIFGSVASGTETAHSDVDLLVVGDLGFADVVRATHAAQADLGREVNPVVLSAAEFQRRVQARDPFLAEILAKPKLFLMGADHDLSQLVGHTAPAGV, encoded by the coding sequence ATGCTGGCCGACCTGCTCTTTGGAAGCTACCGCAAGAAGGTACTCAGTCTGCTGCTGCTGCGGCCAGATGCGGATTACCACGTGCGCGAGTTGGCGCGCCAAACGGGCACCGCGCCGGGCACCCTGCACAAGGAGCTGGCACGCTTGGCGGCAGCTGGCCTGCTGCTGCGCAAGGAGCAGGGTAATCAGGTGCGCTATCAGGCCAACCGGGAATGCCCGGTCTTTGCCGAACTTGCCGGGCTGCTGCGCAAAACCACCGGCGCCGCGCAGGTGCTTACCGAGGCACTGGCACCCTTGGCCCCGTCCTTGGCGCTGATTTTCGGCTCCGTGGCCAGCGGCACCGAAACCGCCCACAGCGACGTGGATCTGTTGGTCGTCGGCGACTTGGGCTTTGCCGACGTGGTGCGCGCAACCCACGCCGCGCAGGCCGACCTGGGCCGCGAAGTCAACCCCGTGGTGCTCAGCGCCGCAGAGTTTCAGCGCCGCGTGCAAGCGCGCGACCCCTTTTTGGCCGAGATCCTCGCCAAACCCAAGCTCTTTTTGATGGGAGCCGACCATGACCTTAGCCAACTTGTTGGCCATACAGCGCCTGCTGGCGTTTAA
- a CDS encoding DNA-binding protein: protein MTLANLLAIQRLLAFNAPPEGVQRLLAAAVRNLADAQIAQLSAENRFDAAYKCILQCAMLGLWARGYRTSTSQPGHHQTALQALPLTMGLPNDTIIVLDALRKQRNLNDYEGDPVSDGVVAECLTQARALLAHTQQFLKTQFPDLLLVPKK, encoded by the coding sequence ATGACCTTAGCCAACTTGTTGGCCATACAGCGCCTGCTGGCGTTTAACGCCCCGCCCGAAGGCGTGCAACGCCTGCTGGCCGCAGCGGTGCGCAACCTGGCCGATGCGCAGATTGCCCAGCTCAGCGCCGAGAACCGGTTTGACGCGGCCTACAAATGCATCCTGCAGTGCGCCATGCTGGGTCTGTGGGCGCGCGGCTACCGCACTTCTACCAGCCAGCCCGGTCATCATCAAACTGCACTCCAAGCCTTGCCCCTCACCATGGGCTTGCCCAATGACACCATCATCGTGCTCGATGCATTGCGCAAGCAGCGCAACCTGAACGACTACGAAGGCGACCCGGTCAGCGATGGCGTTGTCGCCGAGTGCCTGACCCAAGCCCGGGCGCTGCTGGCCCACACGCAGCAGTTTCTGAAAACGCAGTTTCCCGATCTACTGCTTGTTCCCAAGAAATAA